The genomic interval CGATCGAACCCGGTCGCAGAAGACGCTCGATCCGCTGGAACGCCTGCAGATAAGCGTCGGCCCAGATGTCCATGAAGACCATGTCGAAGCGGCCATCGAGCGCCGAGATCGTCTCGAATACGTCGCCTTCCCGCACATCGACATAATCTTCCAGACGCGCGGCGGCCACGTGAGCGCGCAGCAGTTCGCACTTCGAAGCGTCGCGCTCGGTGGCGACGACCGTGCCTCGACCCAGCGTGCGAAGTGCCTCGGCAATGTAGAGGGTCGACACGCCGTACGAGCTGCCGAGCTCGAGAATGCGCGTTGGCCGATGCGCCAGCACCATATTGCGCAGAAATTTTCCCGTTTCCGCCGATACCGCGAGCGATAACGTCGTTCCGTTCGACGCCTCGAAATCTTCGGTGGACAAGCCCAGTGTTTCGAGGAACCGGCCGCGCAAGCGCGGCGCCAGCATTTCGTACTCCTCCACGAGATGCAGGAAATCTTCCTGCGTTCCGGATAACTGCGCTTGCGCGCGGGCGATCACTTCCGCCTCGCTCTGGTCGTGCAGACGACGCAACAGACTGACTGTCGACGGTGCCATGGGGAGTCCTTGATGAGGGTATCGAGAGCAGCGGCACATAAACTCACTGCCTTATTGCGCAACGCTTAAGCGTGTCTCGCCAGTTTGATCGCGCGCTCCGGGCACGCCGTCACGCATAATCCGCACGACCGGCAGGCCATCGCATTGGGTGTATACGCCACCTGCATGCCGTGCACCCTCAGCTTCATGCGATGCATGAAACCAAGATCGCGGTAATCGCTCTCGTCGATGCGCCGGATCTCGAACACGTTTTCCGGGCAGACCGCCAGGCAATCGCCCTTTCCTTCGCAACGCTGCAAATCGACGACGGGCACGATTACGCCCGGGTCCTGTTTGCATGCCCCGGTTGGGTTCTCCACGGTCACATCTCCTTGCTTCGCCTGTCGCGCGATCGATCTTCGTAAAAGA from Paraburkholderia acidisoli carries:
- a CDS encoding O-methyltransferase, whose product is MAPSTVSLLRRLHDQSEAEVIARAQAQLSGTQEDFLHLVEEYEMLAPRLRGRFLETLGLSTEDFEASNGTTLSLAVSAETGKFLRNMVLAHRPTRILELGSSYGVSTLYIAEALRTLGRGTVVATERDASKCELLRAHVAAARLEDYVDVREGDVFETISALDGRFDMVFMDIWADAYLQAFQRIERLLRPGSIVLTDNMYTAEQAVEGYKRYLDAAPRFSTTTLDFESGIEFTVVVS
- a CDS encoding 4Fe-4S dicluster domain-containing protein, coding for MENPTGACKQDPGVIVPVVDLQRCEGKGDCLAVCPENVFEIRRIDESDYRDLGFMHRMKLRVHGMQVAYTPNAMACRSCGLCVTACPERAIKLARHA